Below is a window of Mucilaginibacter sp. PAMC 26640 DNA.
AAATCGCTCCAGCAGCCATTCGCAAGCGTGGACGCTCACTAAAGAATCGACCAAGTGTGGACACTTGGTCGGGCGGGGGAGCATAGTGTAGAACGCATTCCCCCACCATGTCCTTGCGAGCGATAGCGCGGCAACCTAAGCATAACCGTAGCCGACATTCCGGACTATCACTCCACCATGTCCTTGCGAGCGATAGCGCGGTAGGCTACGCATAAAGTAGACGACATGAACCGCCATATTTCTCCCACCGTGTCATTGCGAGCGATAGCGCGGCAATCTCAGTATAAAAGTAGACGACGTGCCGAAATCGGTCAAGCAGCTTTCAGCAGCGTGGACGCTCAGCAGAAATTCGACCAAGTGTGGACACTTGGTCGGTCGGGTAGCCGACATGCCCGAATCGGTAAAGCAGACTTTCGCGAGCTAGGACGCTCAAACTAAGAATTGACCAAGTGTGGACACTTGGTCGGGCGGGGGAACATTTGCGAATCGAAGAAGCAGACCTTCGCGAGCGTGGACGCTCAAACTATGAATCGACCAAGTGTGGACGCTTGGCCGGACGGGGCAGGAGATTTATTGCAGTAAGACATACAGGACGGGCGAGTGTTGATAACCTGTAGCAACTTTGTTTAATAAATTACGTATAACGAAATATATCTGCACATCCTGCTTGCATTGCAAGAATAATTAGCCCATCCTATGATCCTCTCTATTAAAAACATGTCAACTATTAGTTGTAAGGTTGTTGTAAAACTCGAATTAGAACGACTTGGGTTCCACTGCAAAGCAATAGAACAAGGAAGCGCAGAAGTTGCAGGTGAAATATGTCCTAAAAACATCCAAAAAATTCGTATAGCGTTAGCACGTTCCGGATTAGAACTAATAGACAATAAGAAAGATATCCTGATTGACAAAATCAAAAGTGTTATTATCGAAATGGTTTATCATACGGATGATCATTTAAAAATAAATTTCTCCGATCATTTAACGTTTAAGTTAAAATTAGACTATACGTACCTCGCTAATACGTTTTCGCTTAATCAGGGCCTAACTATCGAGCGGTTCATCATACTTCATAAAGTTCGGCGGGTAAAAGAACTGATGATTGACAATAAACTTAGTTTAACCGAAATTTCGTGGAAGATGCATTATAGTAGTGTGGCGCATTTATGTACTCAATTTAAAAAGATTACAGGTGTTACACCCTCCCATTTTAAACACCAGGATCACCTAGCCTAAAGCCTTTCTTAAAGCTCAGACTGACAGCCGCACTATCGCCGGGACACGGAGAAACCGTCGAAATCCCGCCTTGATTGTGACCCATTCTGCAAAGCCAGCACAAGCCATTGCAGGAAAAACGGGCGCCCACCAGGAGCCAAATAGGCAAATGGAGCTGATTCACTCCAAGTGTTTCACTGCCGTTTGCCAAAAAGCTATTTATTTGATTATGAGGCAGTAAACCATTTCAGGTTGATTCAACAAAAAACACAAACCACTGATTATGAGCTAGATTAGTGTTTCACCCGATTCAATTTCGCGCAGTGAAACACCGGGTAAAAAAACCGCCACCGGGCGGTTAGGAATTGCTCCGGTTTATTCCCCCCGCAGCGCCGGGGTTGTGCGTTACATTGCGGTTTTATATGCCCTGTACAATCATTTTTATTTTCTCGTCGAGCTCGTCCACTGCCCTTTCCAGCATCTGCCACTCCTCCAATCCCTGGTTGCGGCCGTCCATCCGGATCAGCTCCATCAGCCCGAGGATAGATGCCACAGGCTTGCGTAACTCATGCGATTGGATAAAGGCGATCTCGTTAAGCTGTTCCGTTTGCGCTTTTACGGTAGTTTCGTGCGCTACCCTTTTGTTGATATCCGCCGTATTTACCGAAACGCCGATGATGTCGCCGGCAGGGTTAAACGCCGGTTCAAATTTTACAAGGCGCCAATTGTCCACCCCGTCTTTGCTCAAATTGCGTTCGTCATAAACGGCAGTACCCTTCAAAGCAGTGGTATAGTCCTTATAAAATAAGGCGAGGTTCTGGCTCGGCATAAACGGCGCCATAGACTGGCCTTTTTCCATCTGCAAGCCGTAGCTATTCTTCACATAAATTTCCCATGCCCGGTTAAAGGCGAGGATCTCAAAATTGCGGCCCAGCAGCATGTGGTGATCTATCGAGCTCTCAAAAAACGACCGCAGTTCGATCTCTGAACGTTTAGCGATAATAAACTGCTCTTTTAGCAGGTTTAAACTCTCGTGAAAATTCATCAGCTGCATAGCCTGTTTAGCCAGAGCCATTAACATTTCCTGCTGATGCTCATTCAACTGCCCCGGCTCCTGGTTGATGACACACAGGCTGCCAAGTTTAAGACCGTCTGCCGTGATGAGGGGGGCACCGGCGTAGAACCTGATATTGGGATCATCCAGCACCAGGGGGTTTTGTACAAAGCGGTGGTCCAGCGTTGCATCGGGCACCACCATTACCTCTTCCTGCTGAATTACGTAGTTGCAAAAGGCGTCGTTACGGGGTGTGGTTTCGAAGTTAAACCGCTCTCTGATCTTAATATGCTGGGTATCTTTATCTATTAACGTGAGCAAGGCGGTGGGGGTACCGCAAATTTTTGCTGCCAGCTTAACCAGCTCCTGAAGTTCTTTTTCCTTGCTGAAGTCGAGCTTTAAAAATCGGTTCACGGCCTGCAGCCGTTCCAGTTCTTTATAAGGCATAGTTATAAAATTTCAAATCGTTTGGATCTAGCGCGTCTGAGTGGTTATACGAATTAACAGCTTAAGTGGTTTGATAAAAAAAAAGCGATGAGTGTAAATCCCATCGCTATTTTCTCATAAACGCCTAAGCTCCTTTACATGGCAGCTTTGATGCTGTCTTGTTTGGCTTTTTCTTTTTTCTTGAAGAAGCCTTTCAGCAGGAAATTATGTTGTACAGCCTCCAGGTCATCATTCAGTTTAATAGAACTTTGCTGGAGGTAGTTAAGGGTACTTTGCACTTTTACGGCACCTTTGGGGTCGTTAAGCAATACGCCCAGGATATTATCGGTACTGTTGAGCTTGTTGCTGGCCTTGTTGAGGTTATCGGTAAGGATAGTAGCATTGTTAGCTGCTTCCTTTAGCTTGGCAACCGACTCCTGGATACGGGCATAGGCAACGGTATCCGTTAACAGTTTATCGGCAAAGCCGCCCTTGGTATTCATTTTATTGCTGAAGGCATCCAGCTGGTAGGCCATCCGCGATGCCGTTGCTGTTGTTGCCTGCAGGTTACGCATTGCGGCACGCAGCTGCATAGCCATGCTGCTATCAGCCAGTAAAGCCCCAACGGTACCCTTACCCGCCAAAATCTGGTGACCCAAGGTTTTAAAGTCGCCGGTGATGGCCAGCAGGTTTTCGTTATTCTTTTGCAGGGTAGCCATAATATCATCCGTAGATAAAAGTTTGGCAGCCTGTAGCACGTCGCCGTCCTGCACGATGGGTGCCTGTGGGCTACCTCCGTCAATCACGATGATCTTGTTACCAATTAAACCATCGCTGCTGATGTGGGCCACCGCGTTGCGGTGAATGTATTGCTGGGTAGCAGCGTCGATACTCATATCCACATCTACCTGCGCGCCGCCGGTGAAACGTACAGCTTTAATGGTACCCACTTTAACCCCCGAGAACCATACGTTGTTCCCTTTTTTCAAACCCGCAACATCGCTGAATATCGCGCTGATCTTGAAGCTTTTTACAAAGCTTTTATTTTGGCCGCCGAGGGTCAGTATGCCAATTACAAATACGGCCACTCCAAGCAGTACAAATACGCCTACCGTGATCGATTTTCTATTTTCTGATGCATCCATTTTGTATGGTAATATTATTCTGTAAAATTATAATCGTAAAAAGGTTTCACCCTTGCGTCGTCTGTGTTAAACACTTCTTCAAAAGTCCCCACCCGCTGAAATTGTCCGTCTAACAGCATCGCTACCCGGTCGCCCACTTGTTTGGCGCAGGTTAAATCGTGCGTGATAATGATAGAGGAGGTGTTATAGTTTTGTTGTACTTCGTTAATCAAGTCGTTGATCTCGATACAGGTGATGGGGTCCAAACCGGCAGTCGGCTCATCATACATCATGATCTCTGGGTTAAGGATCAGCGTACGCGCAATACCGATACGCTTGCGTTGCCCGCCCGAAAGTTCTGAAGGCATCTGGTTAATGGCCTGGAGCAAACCAACGGCATCCAGCACACTTTCTACATTCTTATCGATCTCCGCCCGCGTAATACCCTTTTTGTTCCGCACCAGCGGGAACTCAAGATTCTTACGCACGGTCATGCTATCATACAAAGCACTGTTCTGGAAGGAGAAGCCGATCCGGATTCTCAGGGCCTGTAATTCTTTTTCACTGATAGCGGTTACGTTGTTGCCCAATACTTCGATGGAACCGGCATCCGGCATCAGCAGGCCCGATATAAGTTTGATCAGTACGGATTTACCCGTACCCGAACGGCCTAGCACCACCAGGTTTTCGCCCTGGTACAAGTCAAGGTCGATGCCGCGCAATACATCATAATCGCCAAAGGATTTCTCCAGTCCGCGAATCTTCACGACTTCGTTGCTCGTATCAACATTTACCTTTTTCTTTTCCATAGCAATTAGCGGAACCAGCCGGCTATCTGTACAATTAAAACCTCTTCAATAAATACCAAAAACATGGCGGTTACTACCGCACCATTGGCTGCTTTACCAACACCCTCGGTACCTTTGGTAGAGTTATAACCCTGGTAACAGCCAACTATACCAATTGTAAAGCCAAAAACAACGGCTTTGCTCAACGAGGCCCAAAAATCAACAAATGTAAGCGGCTCAAAGGCCTGCTCCATAAATGTGGTATAAGTAGTGCCCTCATTCTGGCTTACATTTAAGTAGCCACCTATGAGTGCTATAAAGGCCACATAAGTGGCCAGCAAGGGAATAGTGATCGTAGTTGCGATTACCCGCGTACAAACCAAAAATTTAAAAGGCTTTGTTCCCGATACTTCCATGGCATCTATCTGCTCGGTTACCCGCATCGAGCCAAGTTCGGCACCGATACTTGAACCTACCTTACCGGCAGCAATAAGTGCGGTTACCAGCGGTGCAAGCGCTTTCATGATAGCGATGGATACCAGTGATGGCAGCCATGATGTTGCCCCAAAACCGGTTAACGACGGGCGGCTTTGCTTGGTAAAAATAATCCCTACGATAAAACCGGTAAGGGATATCAGCGTGAAGGATTTTACCCCAACTTCGTAACACTGCCGCATCACTTCTTTAAATTCGTAAGGAGGCAAAAACACTTCCTTGAAGAAACGGATGATGAATGCATAGATCCTATGCAGCATTAAAAAAAAATCTGCAACGCTGTTTACAGCTCTCGCAAAGCGCGATGGGGCAGGTTTTATGGTGCTTTTTTGGGTGCTCATTTAAGTGGGCAAAGGTATAATTAATACAAGATATAGAATAGGTTAGCGGGCAAATTGTTTTTAGGAGCTCACAAATTATTACATATTAAAGACCGTTAATTTCCCGGCTAGCACCCACGGTTGTATCACTTTAAATTTTGTAAACTTTTTTTACTGTTGATGAGTTGTTTAATAAACCAATATCCACATGACAGCCCCGAAACAAACAGCCTCCGACAAAACCGCCAGCGAACAAAAGCCTGCGAAAGAATTAAATACAGAGCAGCCTTTAAGCGAAAAGGACGAGGTGAAAAATGCTGAGCAGAAAACCAACAAACCGGTTAGTAAAAAAACTAACTGAGTGAAGCCGCTGCAGATAGCAGGTTAGCTTAAGAAATAAATTTGCGTACATCAGCGATTGGATTTGCTATGCCAAATGATACCGACTTCTTTTATACAACAACGCTGCCATTGGTCTGTTAAACCAATGGCAGCGTTAAATAGATCTTAGCAATAATTTTTAATTCAGCTCCAGTGTCACTACCGATTTGGCGGGCAGGGTAACTACCAGTTTATCGCCATCTTTTTTGGCACCATTAAAGTTTTGCAGTTGCAATTTCAAAGGCTGCTCAAAAGTATTTATATCGGTAATATTGGCCGACGTAAGAATGTTGCCTTTTACACTCTTCCAAACCAGTTCCTTCAGGGTAGTG
It encodes the following:
- a CDS encoding ABC transporter ATP-binding protein; its protein translation is MEKKKVNVDTSNEVVKIRGLEKSFGDYDVLRGIDLDLYQGENLVVLGRSGTGKSVLIKLISGLLMPDAGSIEVLGNNVTAISEKELQALRIRIGFSFQNSALYDSMTVRKNLEFPLVRNKKGITRAEIDKNVESVLDAVGLLQAINQMPSELSGGQRKRIGIARTLILNPEIMMYDEPTAGLDPITCIEINDLINEVQQNYNTSSIIITHDLTCAKQVGDRVAMLLDGQFQRVGTFEEVFNTDDARVKPFYDYNFTE
- a CDS encoding ABC transporter permease, which translates into the protein MSTQKSTIKPAPSRFARAVNSVADFFLMLHRIYAFIIRFFKEVFLPPYEFKEVMRQCYEVGVKSFTLISLTGFIVGIIFTKQSRPSLTGFGATSWLPSLVSIAIMKALAPLVTALIAAGKVGSSIGAELGSMRVTEQIDAMEVSGTKPFKFLVCTRVIATTITIPLLATYVAFIALIGGYLNVSQNEGTTYTTFMEQAFEPLTFVDFWASLSKAVVFGFTIGIVGCYQGYNSTKGTEGVGKAANGAVVTAMFLVFIEEVLIVQIAGWFR
- a CDS encoding AraC family transcriptional regulator; translated protein: MILSIKNMSTISCKVVVKLELERLGFHCKAIEQGSAEVAGEICPKNIQKIRIALARSGLELIDNKKDILIDKIKSVIIEMVYHTDDHLKINFSDHLTFKLKLDYTYLANTFSLNQGLTIERFIILHKVRRVKELMIDNKLSLTEISWKMHYSSVAHLCTQFKKITGVTPSHFKHQDHLA
- a CDS encoding ABC transporter permease — encoded protein: MDASENRKSITVGVFVLLGVAVFVIGILTLGGQNKSFVKSFKISAIFSDVAGLKKGNNVWFSGVKVGTIKAVRFTGGAQVDVDMSIDAATQQYIHRNAVAHISSDGLIGNKIIVIDGGSPQAPIVQDGDVLQAAKLLSTDDIMATLQKNNENLLAITGDFKTLGHQILAGKGTVGALLADSSMAMQLRAAMRNLQATTATASRMAYQLDAFSNKMNTKGGFADKLLTDTVAYARIQESVAKLKEAANNATILTDNLNKASNKLNSTDNILGVLLNDPKGAVKVQSTLNYLQQSSIKLNDDLEAVQHNFLLKGFFKKKEKAKQDSIKAAM